One region of Candidatus Electrothrix rattekaaiensis genomic DNA includes:
- a CDS encoding beta-ketoacyl-[acyl-carrier-protein] synthase family protein, giving the protein MKAPKNRRVFVVGYDAATALGSTFAATWQAAIEGKAGFRRVTRCETASRSNVVGEIPDWEPSRFPYVDRKNASLWNAAYVFLTMEVCRRALEHAGLEINSETGPRTGCLIGSALNGTDAYRIAAENYRNGGPFKVSPYLLPNVCANLPGGKAGMLLGFTGPVFSPQGACASGNHAIALSARMIRDGDCDFMLAGGVETCLVPEIIQGFSNMLATIKVGEKDRAFQDPTQASRPFSRDRKGFVLAEGGAVLVLAAEEAVHSLGLHPLAEISGIGWNSDAHHFTRPNAATIIRAIHDALDDAEIGPADIDSINAHGTSTPTGDATEVECLRTVFGESLSGIPISANKSQVGHSLGASAAIEAALSIEAMNKGLVLPTVNHIPDPAFADLDVVPNTVRNHTYEFVLSNSFGFGGTNCCLVLRGI; this is encoded by the coding sequence ATGAAGGCTCCAAAGAACAGACGCGTTTTTGTGGTCGGTTATGATGCGGCCACAGCCTTGGGCAGTACCTTTGCCGCGACTTGGCAGGCCGCCATTGAGGGGAAAGCAGGGTTCCGCCGAGTCACCCGTTGCGAAACCGCCAGCCGCAGTAATGTGGTGGGCGAGATCCCGGACTGGGAACCCAGCCGATTTCCCTATGTGGATCGGAAAAATGCCTCGCTCTGGAATGCCGCTTATGTCTTTCTGACGATGGAGGTCTGTCGCCGGGCTTTGGAACATGCCGGGCTGGAAATAAACAGCGAAACCGGCCCGCGTACCGGCTGCCTGATCGGTTCGGCTCTGAACGGAACCGATGCCTACCGGATCGCGGCGGAAAATTATCGGAACGGCGGCCCGTTCAAGGTCAGCCCCTATCTGCTGCCCAATGTCTGCGCCAATCTGCCGGGCGGTAAGGCCGGAATGCTGTTAGGATTCACCGGACCGGTTTTTTCTCCCCAAGGGGCCTGCGCCTCAGGCAATCATGCCATTGCCCTTAGTGCGAGAATGATCCGGGACGGCGACTGTGATTTTATGCTGGCAGGCGGGGTGGAAACCTGTCTTGTCCCGGAGATCATCCAGGGCTTTTCCAATATGCTGGCTACCATCAAGGTGGGAGAAAAGGACAGGGCCTTTCAGGATCCGACCCAGGCCTCACGCCCCTTTAGTCGTGACCGTAAAGGCTTTGTTCTGGCCGAAGGCGGAGCCGTGCTGGTGCTGGCAGCGGAAGAGGCTGTCCACAGTCTCGGGCTGCATCCGCTGGCGGAAATCAGCGGGATCGGTTGGAACTCGGATGCCCACCATTTCACCCGGCCCAATGCTGCCACCATTATCCGGGCCATTCATGATGCCCTGGATGATGCGGAGATTGGCCCTGCGGATATCGACTCCATCAATGCCCACGGCACTTCAACTCCCACCGGCGATGCCACTGAGGTGGAATGCCTGCGCACCGTTTTTGGCGAGTCCCTGTCCGGTATACCTATTTCTGCCAATAAATCACAGGTAGGCCACTCTCTGGGAGCCTCTGCGGCCATAGAGGCGGCTTTATCCATAGAGGCCATGAACAAGGGGCTGGTTCTGCCCACAGTGAATCATATCCCTGATCCGGCCTTTGCTGATCTGGATGTGGTGCCGAATACCGTGCGCAACCATACCTATGAATTTGTCCTGTCCAACTCCTTTGGTTTCGGTGGAACCAACTGCTGTCTTGTCTTACGAGGTATTTGA